A DNA window from Anastrepha obliqua isolate idAnaObli1 chromosome 5, idAnaObli1_1.0, whole genome shotgun sequence contains the following coding sequences:
- the LOC129248706 gene encoding uncharacterized protein LOC129248706 produces MYRVVINQRDFVSIFKYIRIHQFEFKQTNFLRREKVYDKTDLPIEFKVSPESLLHLAARIVDALPLPDVYQWTNEDVCKWLERYGYKQYEHTFRVNMITGRQLLLIDADALCAMNIKKFNDIKHLLYGIRKLFYFELTNFMRSISLPSQRYHELYKLFLVRSGCKQLKRSDLLCQLQVLRGKPKYLLHWDVLEHWMSLISEPLYQE; encoded by the exons ATGTATAGAGTTGTAATCAATCAACGTGACTTCG tttctaTTTTCAAGTACATTCGAATCCATCAGTTCGAGTTTAAGCAAACGAACTTTC TACGAAGAGAGAAAGTTTACGATAAAACTGACTTACCCATCGAATTCAAAGTTTCGCCGGAAAGTTTGTTACATTTAGCCGCCAGAATAGTGGATGCACTTCCACTACCAGACGTCTATCAATGGACTAATGAGGATGTTTGTAAATGGTTGGAGCGGTATGGTTATAAACAATATGAG CACACTTTTCGGGTAAATATGATAACGGGCCGCCAACTTCTACTAATTGACGCAGATGCGTTATGtgcaatgaatataaaaaaattcaacgacaTTAAACACCTTTTATATGGCATACGTAAACTTTTCTACTTTGAGCTGACTAATTTTATGCGGAGTATCTCATTGCCCTCGCAACGCTATCACGAGCTATATAAACTATTTCTGGTGAGAAGTGGCTGCAAGCAATTGAAACGCTCTGATCTCTTATGCCAGTTACAAGTTTTGCGTGGAAAACCCAAATATCTTCTGCACTGGGATGTACTCGAGCATTGGATGTCACTTATAAGCGAGCCATTATACCAGGAGTAA